From the genome of uncultured Methanobacterium sp.:
GCATTCATTATCCAGCACCACCAGAACCAGATTCTGAGGGGACTGGTTGTAAATGGTTACCAGGCTACCTAGATTCATGAGAACTGAACCATCCCCATCAAAAACAATTACCTTTCTTTTCTGGGCCAGGGCCAATCCCAGGCCTATGGATGAGGCCATACCCATTGATCCCATCATATAAAAATGTTTAGGGGAATCTTTGACATGGTAAAGTTCCCTGGAGGGAAATCCTATATTGCATATGACCAGTTCATCTTTCAATTGACTGGTGATCTGTTCCAGGGCTTTTATTCTTTCCATTTTTCGAATCTCCATTGTTTTAAATTTTATTTTTAGTAATATTCAATTATACTCATTTAATTTATATCATTAATTCAGTTATATTCAGTTATATTCAGTTATATTCAGTTATATTCAGTTATATTCAATTATATTCAATTATATTCAATTATATTCAATTATATTCAATATTCACTGCTTACCAGAAACTGATCTCCAGCAGTATTCCCAGTGGTGATCCACCCATTTCTGCCAGTATCCAGGATTCGGGTATGAGTTTAAGTGCTTCTTCAGGTGTTTTGGGATTTATGTAGGCGATCTCCAGGGTGTCCAGTATTCCAATGGTGGCTTCTCCCATGGGAATCTGAGCACCCATGAACTCTCCTTCAGTACCTCGATGACTTATGATCATGAGTATGGGGAACTGGTAAAGTTTAAAAAGAGAGGCCAGGACATTAACTGAGTTTCCCAGTCCAGAGTTCTGCATCAGGATGGCAGGTTTTTTACCTCCCATGTAAGCCCCAGCTGCCATACCAAATCCTTCTTCTTCCCTGGTAACTGGAACGTGGATGATATCTGGGTCGCAGTCCACCATTTCCATGAGTTTACTCAGGTTCACACAGGGTACGCTGACCACAAAATCGATTCCGGCTTTTTTCAGTCCATTAAAAACTGCCTGGCTGCTGTCCATAAAATATTTCCCTCGTTAACGTTTTATTATCCCTTAAGGTTTTTTATTCCCTTAGATTTTTTATTCCCTTAAGATCTGATATTCTTTGCTCTTTTTTATTTTATTACCCGTAATGAATACTCATCTTTAGAAGAAATAATCATTCTCTCAATATGTCATCCACATCTACATTTGTTTTGGTGGCTATTTCTCTTAACTGTTCCACCAGTGTATCATCCAGGGGAATACCTTCTTTTTGATGAGTTTTCACGTTTCTGACTTCGAAATCTCCAGGTATCATCACGTTGGGATCGGTTTTTATCTGGGCAATGAAATCATCGACATCTTGTTTGAAGTCATCAAGCTCCACGAACTTGGATGGGTCAATAGCAGTAATCAGGTCTCCTTTGGTACAGGTAACTTCTGGATTTGCGGTTCCAGTCACTCCTTTACCATAAGATGCCTGAACCAGAGGTCCGGCCATTATTTCAATCATGAAGGACAGGGCGTATCCTTTGTGGGCTCCGAAGGGCAGTATTGATCCTTTTAGGGCTTCTGCAGGGTCAGTGGTTGGTTTACCCTCTGCATCAAGGGCTACGTTTTCAGGTATGGGTCGTCCCTGGCGTTTGGCTTCCAGGAGTTTTCCCCGTGCTGATGCTGATGTGGCCATGTCCACTGAAACGTAGTGACTACCGGAGGGTATTCCAATGGCCAGGGGATTGGTTCCCAGTATCGGTTCTTTCCCTCCGATGGGTGCCACTGCCGGTTCGGTGTTGGCAGTTATAATACCAATCAAATCCTCCATAATGGCCATGTCTGAATAGTAACCGGCTACTCCAAAGTGGTTGGAGTTGTGAATACCCACCATACCGATCCCGGTTTCTTTGGCTTTCTGGATAGCCATTTCCATACTCCTGTAGGTCACTACATGTCCAAATCCATGATTACCATTTACCAGGGCAGTTGCAGCACTTTCTTTTTCCACATCAAGGACAGTTTGTGGTTTGATGGTGCCAACTTCCAGTCCCTTGATGTACTGGGGGAACCTGCCAATTCCATGGGATGAAAACCCTTTGAGGTCTGCGTCCAGGGTTACTTCGGCGATTATGGATGCTTCTTCTGATGGCACATCCAACTGAGTTAGAATATCAATAATCAAGGATAATTCCTGTTCTGGAGTAATTTTCATATGATATCACCTTCCTAAAGTTAGTTCAAACAATTTAATCTGTAATGTAA
Proteins encoded in this window:
- the comE gene encoding sulfopyruvate decarboxylase subunit beta translates to MERIKALEQITSQLKDELVICNIGFPSRELYHVKDSPKHFYMMGSMGMASSIGLGLALAQKRKVIVFDGDGSVLMNLGSLVTIYNQSPQNLVLVVLDNECYGSTGNQCTYASTTDLKKVAEGVGFKNTALFTTSTDKIDFTPVLDMEGPVFVHVKVQPGNAKVPVIPLEPEEIKERFIQEVKSN
- the comD gene encoding sulfopyruvate decarboxylase subunit alpha; the encoded protein is MDSSQAVFNGLKKAGIDFVVSVPCVNLSKLMEMVDCDPDIIHVPVTREEEGFGMAAGAYMGGKKPAILMQNSGLGNSVNVLASLFKLYQFPILMIISHRGTEGEFMGAQIPMGEATIGILDTLEIAYINPKTPEEALKLIPESWILAEMGGSPLGILLEISFW
- the comC gene encoding L-sulfolactate dehydrogenase, with translation MKITPEQELSLIIDILTQLDVPSEEASIIAEVTLDADLKGFSSHGIGRFPQYIKGLEVGTIKPQTVLDVEKESAATALVNGNHGFGHVVTYRSMEMAIQKAKETGIGMVGIHNSNHFGVAGYYSDMAIMEDLIGIITANTEPAVAPIGGKEPILGTNPLAIGIPSGSHYVSVDMATSASARGKLLEAKRQGRPIPENVALDAEGKPTTDPAEALKGSILPFGAHKGYALSFMIEIMAGPLVQASYGKGVTGTANPEVTCTKGDLITAIDPSKFVELDDFKQDVDDFIAQIKTDPNVMIPGDFEVRNVKTHQKEGIPLDDTLVEQLREIATKTNVDVDDILRE